The Solanum pennellii chromosome 11, SPENNV200 sequence tggcTCCTTTTCCAGATTTGTATAATTTCGCTGGCAGACCATTTGTATAAATGGTTGCCAGTCTCTCGTTTGTATAAATATTTGGCGTCCTCTCACTTCAACTTCATgtgtttgtatatatgtataaaagttgaatttgtatacaattgaatcgaaataaaatatttgtatatcaaatatCACACACTCTCTCTCGcgcacgctttatacaaacacaaattataaattgtacgagaaagagagaaagacaaaagaaaactggACATGGAactatttgtattgtataattataagtgtatagaacgaagatatatgtatttgcatgtgtatatacaattttatttcgctttatacaaacagagacgcaatttatacatttctaattgtataaagcgagagaggcagCGACAGAGGGATGGTGGCaagcgagagtttgagggagagagacTACTGACAGACAGTTAGTTTcagggcacaattaaatcaaagtgtgattatattatttaatttgaattaatagtttatcattatatataattttcccttttcaatatagcttttttattatttttttgagaaaaaaaaacatataaaagtttatcataattaaagattcattaaaccaaaaaaaaaacatattgttTATAATAATTATCGAATACTATTTTTTCgaaaatgagatttttaaagaattcgactaacataaaatatagaatatatataagtcatataACATTCTCCTATCCCAACCTGTTATCGTCtaacatttttgaagaattcGAGCAACGTCAATTTGCGGAATAATTTTTGCCATTATTCCAGATCTCCATGAAAGCTTGAACAATAATATCATGATGAGAAGGCGAATTCAGCTgtaaaaaacaattcaaaagCTCATTCAAATCATCGTACGAGTAAATCTCCTTCTCCATTATCATCTGCAACATCGATCGCCGGAAATCCCCAAACGGATCATCGGATTCCTTCACCACCGCCACACTTCCGACGATCTTCGCCGGCATAATCGTCGGAGATGGTGAATCTGAATTAGAGGTTGAAGATGAGTGCGCATTGGGCTCGGGTTCGGGCCTGGGCTTGGGCTTGGGCTGAATGATTTCTGATAATTTGGGCTTGCTGCAACCACAAGCTGCTGTTCCATTGGAAGTAATgcaattccaaatttttttattttttgaagacatttttgaatatatttttgaagaagaagaaggagtttaatatatatatatagaaggaAATAAATGAGTTAACGTGTGATATAATGttccaatttttatttggtcaaattaattaatattttagaaaatattatggtcaaagattttattttttttgactgtttaataataattgaccagaaaaaaagaaagagataaaatttgtgcatattttaatttttttaaacataaaatatatagtgctaaaagttaattatttttaatatctgGTCTTTTCGGAATTACAAAAATCCTTTTAGTTTGGTGGAATTTGGACACATCCAAAACGTCTCGGTTTAAGATTGTATCAATCAACGGTATCGGTACATAGCTTTATATATTCCATAAAGTGATATATATGATCGATATATCGCTGTAAAGTGGTGTATTCAAGAATAAGAGAGTGGGAGTTtttgtaatttgttaaaattagaggaaattttaaagaattttgttAAGTAAATTGTGTATTTaggtaattttttatatatatattttatcctttttataTCTGATTTATTGTTGATGGtcaattttgattttctttgaacTAAGAATTTTTCGAGAACTGTCTTTCTACCGTAAGATAGGAGTAAGAATACGTAATATTGTACTCTCACCCGGGGATGGACCTACCTTCATACAAGGATGTTCATTCGAACCCCATTCggcggaaaattatattatttatacatgattaaaataaatttataggTATAAatagtagatgtcgaacccccTTCGACTAtctatttttacaaattttgaacccccttattaaaaattttgacGCCGCTTCTGCTCTCACCAGAGTTTAATTATGAGATTAtgtatatttgtcattttcatttatttatttgatccATATTGGAGGAAAAAGAGGGATTATATTGAggatttttttgctttttttctgGTCTCTTTCGTTTACGTTTTGTCTAAGGATATGGATGATGTGAAAAAATACCTTTGAAGTATAAAatattgtttgaattttaaaGAACTTTAATATTATCTGATGTTTTTCAATTATcgtattatttgttgttatcTATATTCTCCTTTATATTGATTTAAACgcatcatttttttatattttattctggATAAATTCTCAATTTTAAAAGAAGAGGTTATTCCgacaaaatatatttacttttattataattaaattaaatctactataaattatttttgataattttgtgtcaattttatttaaaaaaattagattatcCAATTAATTTGCCGTAGATAACAAGGAAGATAGACGTGTATAATAATTGTGTAGAGCTAGGTAGTTGACTCTTTAAAGGTAAgatgaaaatacatatttagctgagcttatttatttatactCTCAATAAATATTGAAGTGCTTATGATAATATAActtattttgatgtaattttaaaaaataaagattggggaaaaaaaatagaatatatcttatatgaaataaagttgattttgatataactttaaaatttttaacgAGTTAAGCCTGAAAgcttatattaattatatagtaTATTTTTGCCACATATATATGTGTAAACACAAAATTTTTAAGGTTAGACATGTAAATGGTATTTGATTATACACACGCAACTTTCAACTAtccaatatttaaaattttaaaattttgagattagtataaaattttaagacaatgattgattattttttattgtatggATTGAAATGTGGTTATTTGTGAACTAGGAGAAGGGCTAAAAAATTTTTGAACAATTTGAAATaggtcaattttatttttcgttatatttttttgataatatataaGTCTTGTTATTAGTTAACTAGCTTAAAAATATCCTTTAGTTAATTAGTCAagtaactcaaaaaaaaaaagaactttcaaCGTATAGCtggttcaaaaataaaattaaaaaagttaatCTATTGTGTCCTTAAACTATTTGAAAttggattttttatttaaaagacaTCATCAAAAGTATCGATAAACGTCatacaatataaaaagaaaaatacgaAGAACAGTGATGGAGTCAATATTTTCAATAAGAAGGTTCAAAATCTGGAGAAATAAACGCAGGAAGTAGCTTAAAGGGATTTGGTGTCCattatatatacttaaaaaattagGGATAATACCCAATTACCCcctagcctatacccaaaatccctacgacacaccttatctttgatgaggtcctattaccccctccaactttttttttaagtaatatattacCCCTTGCGTGCCTACGTGGCAAAAATAATCTGCAAGGTCGATTTGTTTGTTGAACACGCGCCAGGACCCACTTTTTCAGTTTTCGATAAAGTGACTTTAATGATATATACTCCTCCTCTCTCACGTCCCACCCCACTCCCTATACCtcataattaataaatctatatgaataaagataatgagttttgtttcaaattgttaatattgatcttttattattttatcatttggtttaatataattatcaagTTCAGAATTAATAATCGACATAAAATAAGAACTAATAATCGACataaaaagatgtaaagaatatattaaattttactttacctTTTCAAATCAAGGAGCTTGAATGATAATGGATGGAGCTTCTTCAAAAATGAANNNNNNNNNNNNNNNNNNNNNNNNNNNNNNNNNNNNNNNNNNNNNNNNNNNNNNNNNNNNNNNNNNNNNNNNNNNNNNNNNNNNNNNNNNNNNNNNNNNNNNNNNNNNNNNNNNNNNNNNNNNNNNNNNNNNNNNNNNNNNNNNNNNNNNNNNNNNNNNNNNNNNNNNNNNNNNNNNNNNNNNNNNNNNNNNNNNNNNNNNNNNNNNNNNNNNNNNNNNNNNNNNNNNNNNNNNNNNNNNNNNNNNNNNNNNNNNNNNNNNNNNNNNNNNNNNNNNNNNNNNNNNNNNNNNNNNNNNNNNNNNNNNNNNNNNNNNNNNNNNNNNNNNNNNNNNNNNNNNNNNNNNNNNNNNNNNNNNNNNNNNNNNNNNNNNNNNNNNNNNNNNNNNNNNNNNNNNNNNNNNNNNNNNNNNNNNNNNNNNNNNNNNNNNNNNNNNNNNNNNNNNNNNNNNNNNNNNNNNNNNNNNNNNNNNNNNNNNNNNNNNNNNNNNNNNNNNNNNNNNNNNNNNNNNNNNNNNNNNNNNNNNNNNNNNNNNNNNNNNNNNNNNNNNNNNNNNNNNNNNNNNNNNNNNNNNNNNNNNNNNNNNNNNNNNNNNNNNNNNNNNNNNNNNNNNNNNNNNNNNNNNNNNNNNNNNNNNNNNNNNNNNNNNNNNNNNNNNNNNNNNNNNNNNNNNNNNNNNNNNNNNNNNNNNNNN is a genomic window containing:
- the LOC114074829 gene encoding transcription repressor OFP6, which gives rise to MSSKNKKIWNCITSNGTAACGCSKPKLSEIIQPKPKPRPEPEPNAHSSSTSNSDSPSPTIMPAKIVGSVAVVKESDDPFGDFRRSMLQMIMEKEIYSYDDLNELLNCFLQLNSPSHHDIIVQAFMEIWNNGKNYSAN